TCATCAGAAAAGTTCTCATTTCTAATCTAGTAATCTTAAAACCAAGAATTACATCAACTTTGTCTAGGTCTTTCTTATCAATGTTATTGATAAACAATGATTTCATATAATTCATAACATGAATCTTTAAACCAAATATGAGCAAGTCGTCTTCATAGAGACATATGATCGTGCAAATATTATTTGTCACTTTCATTCACTTTATACTCATTCGATAGCATTAGAATGTCGAAATTTTCATGTCATTCCTTAAGAGTTTATTTTAGACCTCACAAAGAATTATCTAACTTACAGAACTTGTTTTCTAGTCCATGAATCACAAAACCTTCAGGTTGTTTGATATAGACTTCTTCTTCTATTTCACCATAAAGAAGGCAACTTTCACATCCATTTGGAGTACTATCGAGTTATGAACAGCGGCTAAAGGGACTAGTACTCTTATGGATATGATTCTAGTGACTGGTGAATAAGTGTCGAAGAAGACTATATTTTTCTCTGTCTAAAATCTTTGACTACAAGGAGAGCCTTGTATTCATCAACCGTACCATCAGGTTTTAGTTCTTTTTCctaaaatccaaatacaaccgATTAGTTTACAACTATGAGGCAAGTCAACAAAGTGTCATGTTTTGTTAGACTATAGAGAATCCATTTCATCGTTTATTGCTTCTTGCCATAATTCAGCATCCAATGAGAATATAGCTTCTTTAAGGCTTAATGGATATTCTTCCAATGTATAAACCATAAGATTCATACTCTTTAACAATGCTTGTTTTCTTACCTCTTCGAGGTTCTATAACATCTGGTACGATGTTTTCATAACTATTTCTGATTACATGAATGTGATCAGATATAGTGCCCCCACTAGTTCTTAATTTTTAGAAGGGAATTTATTTTGCCCCCGATAATGTTGTGCTCCCACTAGTGCCCCCACTATTCTTTAGTTTAAAGGGGTAAATATTTACATAGAAATCGGTGTCTTTTAATTCTATGATCACTTTAACATTTAGGTCATAAAACCTATATGTTTCGCTATTTATAGCATACCCAATGAATATACATTCATAGGCTCTACTAGTGAGTTCAACTCTCTTGGGGTCCAGAATCTAAATATAGTCCAGACAATCCCAAGTTCAAAAAATAAGACAAGTTGggttgtcttttcttcaaaaatttcttaATTAGAATTTTTGTTCTTAGACTTGGGTACtctataaatttcaattttcgttataaaaattgaacatatcaagcatatcaattttattttccaaaattcacagtcatcaataaatatgataaaatatcattttatcatTTCTAGTGTATGTGCCATCAAATTCACACATATCATAATCTATTATATTTTGAGATTCATATTCTCTAAATTCtgatttatatgaaattttggttCATATATCTTGActgcaataaataaaattgtataatcatataacattgGAATTAAGTCCAACTTACTCAAGTCTAAAATTAAATGCTTGTTCACatgtcaaatattaaaatcacacaacTAATAAAATAGAAGGAGAAATTAACTTTGAACATACCATCAAAGGCGTAATCTTTTTCCACAAGAATGCACGATACACAAGTCTCTTTTTAAGTCTGAGTCAACTCAGTCTTATTCAATAGAAATCTGAAATTCAGAATCTTTCTTATTTGCATACGTAACATTTGGAACAAATTTCTTATATAATTTCTAGTGCATCAAAAACCTTTTCGATCTGATCCATTCATTGAGTTTTCAATGTTCATATTTTGTGCATATAACAGGGACCATATAGATGGTAAATTATCCTCCTGAAATTCCAATATAACCTCCTAGTATATGTTGcgtaaaaaacataaaaacctcCTAGAATGTTTGAGTgtgtaagggataatgcacaatttGTGCAGGGGCTGAGTTTCGAatccagacaccccacttattcatcttaaaaggtgaatttctctagccactagactacttgataaaaaaaaattgaaaaaaaaaaactataatatccAAATATCACCAATTAtaataaaatcactttttaaacaaaaatagtttctcaaaaaaataaaacaaaaaatttcactCATACACACATcactaaaacaaattaattttacaagATAAATTCATCAAGTACTAAATCAAATGTTCACTTCACTTGAGGAGAACATCATGAATGAGGTTCTCAAGATTCATAAATGATGATCCATGAGGACCAGAAGCAGCATTGTGTGCCAATTTCTTCCATTGCAAAGCTTTTTCTTTCATCTCTTTACCCTTTTCTCCTTCCATTAACTCCTTCACAAGAATCTCTATTTTGTCCCTCTTAGCATCTTCAATCTCCAAACCAATCCCCCATTCATTACAACAAAATCTACAATTAGTTTGTTGTTCAGCAAAAAAAGGCCAACATATCATTGGAACACCACCACAAACACTTTCCAACGTTGAATTCCAACCATTATGTGTCAAAAACCCTCCAATTGATGAATGTCCCAAAACTTCCTCTTGTGGACACCAACTTGATAATAAACCTCTATTTTTGGTCTCTTCCAAAAACTCTAGAGGCAAAACAGCATTTTCACCAGCTACAAGATCTGGCCTTATGACCCACAAAAAGGGCATTTTACTATTACTTAGTCCCCAAGCAAACTCAATCATTTGTTCACTTGTCATAACAGTGATACTTCCAAAATTGACATAAACAACACTATTGGGTTCTTTACTATTTAGCCATTCCAAACACTCTGGCTCTTCCTTCCATAGGTTGGACCCAATTGAATCCAATTCCTTATTTGTCACATCTTTTATGAGTAAATGCAAGGGACCAATGGAATAAACAGGAGGTAAAATGGAAGAGAATGCTTCCAAAACATCGTGTTCCAAATTGTCAAATGTGTTGAAAATTATTGCAGATGCTTTTTGAGCTCTTTGGCATTCCCCTCGTAAAAAATCAAGCATGATATCATTAGGGTTTGTGGTTCTGATGAAGCTTGGGATATCCTTTAATCGGATTTCTTTTATGCCTGGCACCCAATCTATGGTAGTCTCCAAATACCCATTTGTTATATAACTGGAGTCTGCATGTCAAACACATAATTTACTTcattaacaataaaaattattaaaaaacaagaacttcaaaattacattttgaTCTAATGGCTGTGCAAAAGCAACTTTAACAATCACCACATACAAAAAGTTAGAGAGTATAAtaaacttttctttttattaaaatattgagttaaatatgtttttggtctctaaatatgtctctctaatttttttttttcaacttttagttcctcaaaaaaatttcatcttcatttttggtcctcttttaaagtaaactcatatgtagaattcttatttttgaataaaattttgcagaaaaattcataatattataagaatcacttcaaaaaaattagaattttttttatcaaaggatgaatttaatataaatttttatattttttacgtttaaaatttttatttaatttgtgttttgttaaaagattctaacttttttttaaatttttttttacaatattctacacatttctgcacaattttattaaaaaaatacaaaaattagcataaaaatagggaccgaaagtagtgattgaaaatttcatagggactaaaagttaaaaaaaaaattgatatatttatagaaaccaaaaacatatttaaccttaaaatatttaaatgaccCTAAGTGATTTATATTTGTGGCTGTGATAAACTAAGAATTATCCGCTTTGCAATTGCAAACTGGTAGACATCCAAAATTAAACTCCTCTACACTTTGAGAGATATTGAGAGAGTAATAAAATGTGTGTGCTTAAGAGATACACTAGTTAcgatatttttttagggaagttacgatatgtttatgatgtgaaaagagaaaataaaggtGTTAAACGTATGAAATTTAGATGTATGATATAAAGAGtggtataaattgtttaaaaaaaaaaaagtggtataATAAATGCGATgcataattaatgttttttgtcCGAGTAATCCGTATAATTATACTAGATGCCGGCTTAACACCGATTATGAGACAATTCAAGATGACAACAAAATATGATGTGCCATGTGATGTCGGCGTGCTACAACTAACTTGAATGAGAATCTAACGAAAAAGATgtaaagatgtataataaacaGAGATCTCATAGACAATTCAAGATCTAATATAATTATGTTTATGAGATCTCATATATTAACTTTTAGATCTTGAATTGCTCcgattaattaatgtttttttcgTTAGATTTTGTCTATGAGATTTAAGATACGACAATTCAAGATCAAAGGGGGCGTTTGTTTTGGGGAAACACAAATTATTTCCAGAAATAACATATATgggaatgaaaatatgaaaatttgattcttgtgtatttgttaaaaaaagtgtttggcaaataacttgacattcctggaaaaattggaagttacaattttttttttaaatctatgcaTAATATTATGGGACTGCACATTCCCATCTCTTTACATGGGAATAATGGAAGTTATGGGAAGTTACTCCATTCCTAGGAACCTTTATACccaggaatatttttttctcaatctcataacaaacatgggTATAATCATTCCCTAGCCATGTATTCCCGGGAAtgtcattcttaaccttgaaacaaacaccccctaAGAGTTAATATATGAGATCTAAGATTTGAGATAATTCAAGATTGACAACAAAATATGATGTGCCatttcaacattctatttattgctgattgaagaaaaagatgtataataaataggggtctgtatgtaaagaaataattaatgtagttggaaatagaaaatgagtcttataaaaagggacaaaaaaaaattatctaaagaattttataattagggacggaggtagtataaatATTCAGAACATATAGTTACATAGTTTAAATAAATGGAAAATGTGAAGTAATATATAATATGGtctttgtgtcaaaaaaaaattgtagtgtttttttgttttgtttatgagTCATTGTTTTTGTCCAGAATTCGATCCCTAaaacttacatatattatacgtTATCCTTCACAACTGAGCTGAGCTCACAAGATGTCTGTGGGCCATTTAAACCAACATATTAAATCTCTTGCATGTATATCCTCTTGGTCACACACAAAGATTAAGATACATATTTTCCTAActgttattttaatttcttttaattatttaaagaaGTACCTCATCCTGTTGGTGTATGTGCCTAATCAATATAAATGAATGATAGTCATCTTGATCATTGAATGAAGTTAATAGTAACAATAGTCTattaatgtatcaaaattttaaaataatctcttattatgtattttgttagtcaaaataattcataatgttaaaatatttcattaatattgtcatatagtccttcaatatacttatttattgtcatatcagttcttataagtatttatttattgtcatttcaGTCTATATGTGAAAAGAGTTTTTGTAGGCATTGAAAGATTATTTTAGTGTCATAGACTATTTTGAGTAACAGAATGCACaatcaaagactattttagaatATTGATACATTAAAAGATTATTGTGATTAGTCATTACACATTCAAGAACCAAAGTGACTATTACCCTCAATATAAATTTGGTCTTCTGAGAGCATCCACAATATGGAGACACACATTTTTGGGTACCTAAATGGGTCTCATATGTACAcatcactcatttataattttttaatagtagtatcTTATAAGCACTTAATCCTTCCAACTCAGATCTCACATAAATTTCTTAAATTAGACCCactaatcaaatatcaataactttatatcatcacacttcaattttttaatattaaaagaatgCGAGTCCCGTTTACGATTGTGATCTTAAGTAAGACCGGGAAAAAATTTCTCTCCGATTTAGATACTGAGTCTTAAATATTTAAGACTCTTCCATCGAAGATAAGGACTAAGGCAAATAAAGGTTCAATACTTCAGTTCAGAAAAATACAAAAGGGATAGAAATGGAGGAATTTCCCTTATCCACACCCTGTGGGATCACATCAATGACTGTGAGACAATATATTTTCAACTATTTTTATGTAAGGAACAACGATTTAGTCAACGATAGGTATGAGGTATCGTAGTAgtcataatttaaaattttgttgagAGTCTTTTTTTATGTGGTGGTCGAGGTGTGAACcacaaaccttacatatattatgtattattccTAACAATTGaattaagctcacgagaacatcTTGTTGAGAGTCTAACAACGAGAGTAAAATTTTCATGTAACCAACAATTTTTAATGCAACAAAAAAACGATTTACCTTTGAGTGGTGTTAAGCCCTCTTCAATGAGTTTACGATATTGCATGTAGCACATGAAGCCACAAGCACTAGTTGTCCAAAAAAGCACTTCAGGGATATTAAGTTCTTGAGCAGCATCCAAAGTAAAACTCATACAACCATCAGAAACTATGCAAGTAACAGGAGGGGTGTCTATAGCATTATTAAGTTTTGAAAGAAGTTTCTTAAAGTGAGGTGAACAAGTTGCTCTTGTGGATTCACACAAGGAAGGAATATCCTGTGTTACATCCACATCAGACTCAGGTAGACCATCAGGAATGGTTTCAAAACGAAAAGAGGGGAGACCATTGAGAGAATTAGGACCTCTAGCTTTAAGAAGACGTTTGTGATTATATTCAGTGTTAACAAAGGTGACATGAAAACCACCTTTAAAATGAAGAAGTTTTGCAAGTTTGAGCATTGGATTTATGTGACCTTGTGCTGGAAATGGGATACACACAACATGAGAGAGATTCTTTGTTATGTCTAAAGAACCCATTTTGTTACctcttaattaatttcttttttccaaGCACCAggtgaaagaagaaagaaatatgGTAAAGTGCTTGCAAATTATGTGAGTTTGTCTTCCCCATTGCGCTGGATATTTTATAGGTGAAATTAAATGGGACATTCACGACGGTGccaacttttaaaaatatataataatagcAAGTGGATGGTgggttgatatatatatatcgacACGAGGGGTTTGACAATctgtaaatataataattaaatcgtCATGCTAACAGTGTCTGGAACATTAGTTAgaaagtaaaatataaattattttttattattaaaagcaataatttttttaacttttataaagttgcacttttcatttttcaccacttttcaatacaaaatttttattttagtttctttaactAGTATCTCGAGAGTACTAATTAGTTTCTTTGTTATTAGTTTTTTGAGGAGGGTTAAGTTAAGAtcgaaaataataattaaataaaaaaattaataaaaaagctcaaatgattaatgagcttcatcaaacaacaaattgttaagaaaaattcaaatttaatttgtagATAAGAcaatatttatcatattttactTATCTTTATACTAAACTCAAGATTGCCAAaacttttttcaattaagaataTAAATGTTAAcaccaataaataaataaagatttttttttgtggtggccggagttCAAATTCtagatcttgcatatattatacattcttcataccaactgagttaaccTCACGAATacaataaaagatttttttatgagTGCCTTTGGAGTTTActttaacattttaaattaaaaagttatttaaaaaactcaaatatttaaattttaaatatattaatacacAAATGTTTATTAAAGTTTACCGCttaagatttttgaaatgtCTGGTAGCATTTCTCATAAATTAAATAGAAGCAAAATTCAAGAGCGATCGTTAAAACAGAACGGCGGAAGAAGCATAAATTGAGTTGAGTTTctactcatttttttattgtattttgtgGTTCTTCCACACCTACAAAGAGCTCTTACCATTGACTCAATATTTGCAGGCATATTTTTTTAGTGCAATTAATACCACTTCCTTTCCTTCCACACCTAATAAAGAGCTTACACATGTTCATAACACCTACAAGATGTGCTACCTTTACCAGTTTAACTTTATTGCTCATTCCTACGTATATCCCTATAaattttacttctttttcttccaaattaaatgatattctcttcaatcatatttataaaaaatgtttgtgTTAGCAAAAATTGATGTTTCTcgttcaaaatttaaattagatatatttacttatattaatgtaaatttctcttataaataaaatCGGAGGAGATATACTAGATCATTTTACACTATTAAGAAAACTATgtaaatgaaagagagaataTTGTTTTATTAGTGTCATTATCATGAACTCCCCCCATTCTAAATTATAAATCGCTTTGAGGAAAATTCTtgttcaaaattataaattgttttacaatactaatgaaacaactaatgtttttttttttattatatcattgattatttattattttatcttttttaatttatctttgtgaTGCCATTTATTAAGAACAGatatataaaacaacttataatattacttttcaatataaaattaattacatttttaatatgtgtgaaatgctcaaaaTATCTTGTAATTTGAGACGGATGAAGTTTTGAGTTATTTATTgatatcataaatgcaaaataaaatatgttgaatTGAAAATGGTGAAAGGTATATTAATTAAAGGatagaattaaaaaagaaattagtgttatattaaaaattaaaaagatcgATTATTATCGGACAAGTTTTACTTGCGAAAAAACAGTgggagtatttatttttttttctttctctattacGAGAATGACcaatttaaaattcttaacaCTTTTTAGATTTTCAAAGGGGAACATCTTTTATCTAGTTGCAAATTATGCGAGTTTGTCTTACTCACTGCACCAAGATCTTTGATAGGTGAAATGAGATATTGACGATGCCaattttataaaagaataaatattaggaaaatgttcttttttttgttgctaatattaaaaaaaaaaagttttatgacGGATAATATCCTTTCTACTGCTGATGATTGTTTTCTCTTCTTTAGAGCGGAAGAGGACCCGACACAAATAATGAAGGacattttgttaaaatatgaaGTGGCGTCTGGTCAATCTATCAGCTTGCCAAAATCTAAAATTTTCTATAGTCGGAATGTCGAGGAAGCTCGAAAGAATGCTATTACGCACATTTTGGGCGTCCGTGCGGTTCTTGGCACTAGTAAATATATAGGCTTGCCTTCTATGATTGGTCGGGATCGCAATGCGACATTTGCATATATTAAGGACAGGGTGTGGCAAAAAATTAACTCTTGGAGTTAGCAAATGTTGGTTGAAGGCACGACGAGAGGTTATGGTAAAGTCTATGTTGCAAGCTATTCCTTCGTACGTTATGTGTATTTTCCAACTGTCCTCTACTTTAATTAATTCCATTGAAAAAATGATGAACTCTTTTTGGTGGGGTCACGGTCGTACTACTTATCATGGCATCCATTGGCTAAGTTGGGAAAAACTATCGGTGCATAAGACTCAAGGAGGTATGGGTTTCAAAGACCTTTCGGCTTTCAATTTGGCTATGTTGGGTAAGCAAGGTTGGAAATTCCAGACAGATCCTGATTCTCTTGTGTCTCATATTTTTAAGGCGCGTtacttttcaaacaaatcatattTTACGGCTAATATCGGTCATAATCCGAGTTATATGTGGCGCAGCATCCTACGAGCTCGGTTCATAGTCCAAGGAGGAGCTCGTTTGGAGCATTGGTCAAGGTAACTGTATTCCCATTTTAGATGAGCAGTGGCTGCTCAATGTGGAATCTATTCCAAGTAATATTTAAGGAGCCAATTATGCGAGTCATGTCTCGATAAATAGTCTTATAGATCCTTACTTTAAACGTTGGAACGAACATGTTGTTTGACAAGTCTTTAGCGAGGATTTAGCTTCTAAAATTCTCAACACATATCTATTTGAACAGGTTCAACATGATACGTTACTTTGGAATGCTAAGAAGAATGGGCGTTATTCAGTGcgtagtgtaacaccccgttttcccaatatgaaaatttctaaacatttatcagagtaaacatcataaacaggatatcacattcaaacataatccaaaaatcagttaaataacaatttaaatttcaacaaaatatcttaagcattgcagcggaaattaattcaaaattcataaattgttttggcacgtaggccccagcaaaatatctcaaatgagttaatcaatatcataaaataacataattattcacgtaagagaatgaagcatgcatatcataaaacctcatcccgttacgtatcagagcgacctagacgacacagtgaggcaaggtcactcacgacagcaatctgcacactaagctcgatcacctgcaagttactcatacgaagagcaacattttcaagcagaaggggtgagatttcataacacaataatattaatcaatataattcaaaatcatagttaacaacataatcaatcttaagcatcattgcatcttcaataaacaattatcaagtaatcacatcatttcaatcatcatcaataacaaaacatcttttgactcgacaaatgcgacaatgcaaatctaaacctctttatgcatgtggtaccaatcagggtatgagcccccaacaatcatagtattaatatactattaaggcatcgtggtgaggacaaagctcaattcgtggtgaggacaaagctccagggcatgagcccccaacaagtatgataatgcatggactcaatcaatctaaaacaatcttaatcaacaactcaatatgcatccaataatttggagctcaacaacatcttattcatcatgtatagactcatgcaacttagttaaataacaacagcagcataatcagatcacaacatcatcataatttcatagtaacaattcatttcaataaCATCAAGGTTTATTCaagaataattcaagtaatgcatttgatcgttaaatcacattacaaacaacttagttCTTAACAACTTCACAAGtctcagttaacatcttaaataggtttcATTACTACCTAATGTCCATTCCTaatcaatccaaacaactcaggtcACGAAATTAtcaaaagcactcagttctggaagtgctcgcgaggcgagagcgtctgctcgccatggcgagtacttgccagatttccaactaaggttgttccaggttcattcttgttctaaatcatcctctaatctttagtagacatctaaaggtactcaaaagcatctaaggttcaactcaaaagtccaaaatatgaaaatcaacatactctctggtcatgctcgctatggcgagtaggcttgctcgttgtggcgagctacgacatgtaactcgcgaggcgaggggttttggctcgcgtggcgagcgatgaacttcatcactcgcgaggcgaggatcatcgttcgccagggcgagcgatgaatgttggctcgggcagaattgcagtttttacaaaaaatccatcaaatctcttggtttaaagcctaattcTGATTCCTGAATTCATTCtaatcataatctaaggtcaagggACGTTTTCTACAACAATCTAACAGTTAAACATCATCGGATCGTCAATTtctcctattaaccctaatttcaaaacttttctaattcaatcctaactttgttaattgatcatcagaatcatactaattaacattactgaatcattagtctcacacttaccttgttttgcagaaatcgcagctttccctaggtgattctctcttctcttgacttttcctccttttctccgaaaacagtcgtacgtactaatttttctacaacctaggtctttcctttttatatctcttcctaatatcttatcttatctcacttcctcccccaaaactctctaaaatctcaaaacagccatcaactaaatattttattttattttcaaatcttatttgatttaacaataaaataagtctcataatctcatcaaatcatcaaaacacatcaaaatcatccaaatcatctaaatcgtcttaaatcaacaaaattcacacatatattatataaatataatataatcgtctaaactcgattaaataattaattaaacgaaagtgggtgttacaactctccccaacttaaaagatattcgtcctcgaaaatttatctcaagcaaacaactctggataagactccagcatcttactctcaagctcccacgtcaagctttcaccagtcgctctagcccaaacgactctaacaaggggtatttccttgcctctcaacgtctaaactcgattaaataattaattaaacgaaagtgggcgttacacgtAGTGCTTACCGATTGTGTGTCAATGAATTAATAGATGTGTCTCATCTTCAAAAACCAGGTTATTGGGATGGTATTTGGAAACTTAGAACTCCGCCGAAGGTTAAAAATCTTATTTGGCGTATGTTTCGGGGTTGTCTACCAACTCGTGTTCGGTTTCTTGATAAAGGCGTTAATTGTCCCACTCAGTGTGAAAGTTGTGACTCTAATCATGAGGATTTAACTCATATATTTTTCGATTGCCCTTTTTCTGTTCGGGTATGGTCTATCGCAAGTTTATGGCGAGAGATTCAAGGTGTGGTAGCAGCATCACCTTCAACTATTGAAGCTATCTTTGCTTTGCTACACTCTCTATCCACCACACTTTTTCAACGGTTGGCTGCAATATTTTGGAGTCTTTGGAAACATAGGAATATAAAGGTGTAGGAAGATGTTATGGAAACTTGCGCAACAGTGGTTGAAAGAGTCTGGTCTTTGGTTGAAGATTGGCAACTTGCGAATAGCTCCAGTGCTGAAAACTTGAATGCGGCTACTGCTGTCATGCAACCAGCAGTTGTTAGTGCTGCTATATCTGTTACACCAGCTATCATTCCATATGATTTACAACCAGCAGCTGTTAGCGCTACTGCAATTGATGTTCCAGCTACGGTGGCAGCCTCCTGAGCATGGCCGCATAAAGTGCAACATCAACGTGGCGTTCTCCAGTCACCGTAAGAGAACCGACATCGGCATTTGCAGCCGTGATGAAGGTGGagtcagtggcggagccagaaaaaatggctcgggtgggccactaaatgttaattgaaacaatttttagtTAACATACAATATAAAGGAGGTTTGAAACCCCCACAAATTAGAAGGTATGTAATCCTCCGCTAACTAGTCAAGCATAGACATGAAAAATATCACGTATGCCACTTATGCAATCGCGGAAATCTAAAACAATTgtttaaaatctcacaaaatagacctataatttttaattttttaatttttcggTGGGCCACTGCACCACTTTATAGAGATTTTGAtgtgctaaaaacaaaaaacatcacaaaattgtttaaaatctcacaaaataaacctataattgttaattttttaatttttccgggtGGGCCACCATAAAGGGCTCCGCCTCTGGGTGGAGTCTTTGTTTTGGCTAGAACAATCAGTTTTAATGGTGTATATCCTGTTGACATAGGGGAAGCATCTGGTCTTTACCATGCTCTCCAATGGGTGAGTGATATGCACCTTGataatatgaattttgaagTTTACTCTTAAATTACAAAAGATGCTCTTTACTCGGGTCTGGAAGACATATATAACTGAAGTCGGTAACATTATCATTGCTTCCCCGTCTTTGCTCTCGTCCAAGTTTTCCAACTCTCGGGTGGAGTTTGTTCCGCGACAAGTTAATGTGGTGGCTCATACTCTTGCAGGGGAGGCCACATTTCTTGCTAGTCCCgct
Above is a genomic segment from Medicago truncatula cultivar Jemalong A17 chromosome 5, MtrunA17r5.0-ANR, whole genome shotgun sequence containing:
- the LOC11442492 gene encoding 7-deoxyloganetin glucosyltransferase, whose protein sequence is MGSLDITKNLSHVVCIPFPAQGHINPMLKLAKLLHFKGGFHVTFVNTEYNHKRLLKARGPNSLNGLPSFRFETIPDGLPESDVDVTQDIPSLCESTRATCSPHFKKLLSKLNNAIDTPPVTCIVSDGCMSFTLDAAQELNIPEVLFWTTSACGFMCYMQYRKLIEEGLTPLKDSSYITNGYLETTIDWVPGIKEIRLKDIPSFIRTTNPNDIMLDFLRGECQRAQKASAIIFNTFDNLEHDVLEAFSSILPPVYSIGPLHLLIKDVTNKELDSIGSNLWKEEPECLEWLNSKEPNSVVYVNFGSITVMTSEQMIEFAWGLSNSKMPFLWVIRPDLVAGENAVLPLEFLEETKNRGLLSSWCPQEEVLGHSSIGGFLTHNGWNSTLESVCGGVPMICWPFFAEQQTNCRFCCNEWGIGLEIEDAKRDKIEILVKELMEGEKGKEMKEKALQWKKLAHNAASGPHGSSFMNLENLIHDVLLK